Proteins from a single region of Ziziphus jujuba cultivar Dongzao chromosome 1, ASM3175591v1:
- the LOC125419405 gene encoding uncharacterized protein LOC125419405 yields the protein MVLIYLSVQIKDLIMVMDLTVVFLTSFKQLSLTITLLFLVYKNKTFSVKSLLLFSKFLVEEEVEAGFMVEEVVEIQSQLVNSVTHMVIQLPTVTRDLTVSLWDTLRQTLVTTQIFNIIHSRMFLLNLMGTNKLSLHSLKVHLSILLFLYQLPTILLLGHKLIITIKTSLLKYLTLVIKKGSTSYSQPSTSQIQGNLAYTSVASQHSGGHNSVSPIVVVSEKFAGACQVAHPMTLTDSFFVS from the coding sequence ATGGTGTTGATTTACCTTTCCGTGCAAATCAAGGACCTAATAATGGTCATGGATCTTACAGTGGTTTTCCTAACCAGTTTCAAGCAACTGAGCCTCACTATCACCCTCCTATTTCTGGTTTACAAGAACAAGACTTTCAGCGTCAAGTCTTTACTGCTGTTCAGCAAATTCTTGGTAGAGGAAGAGGTAGAGGCAGGATTTATGGTAGAGGAGGTGGTCGAAATTCAAAGCCAACTTGTCAACTCTGTCACACATATGGTCATTCAGCTCCCTACTGTTACAAGAGATTTGACAGTTAGTTTATGGGACACACTACGGCAAACTCTGGTTACAActcaaattttcaatataatccACAGCCGTATGTTCCTTCTCAATCTTATGGGCACCAACAAGTTGTCACTCCACAGTTTGAAAGTCCACCTCAGCATTCTGCTTTTCCTTTACCAGCTTCCCACTATCCTTCTTCTCGGTCACAAGCTTATAATAACAATCAAAACCAGTCTTCTCAAGTACCTTACTCTGGTTATCAAAAAGGGCTCGACTTCTTACTCTCAGCCTTCTACCTCTCAGATTCAAGGAAACTTGGCCTATACTAGTGTTGCTTCTCAACATTCAGGAGGACATAACTCAGTTTCACCTATTGTCGTAGTTTCTGAGAAGTTTGCTGGGGCTTGTCAAGTTGCTCATCCCATGACTCTCACTGACTCTTTTTTCGTATCTTAA